In the Rhododendron vialii isolate Sample 1 chromosome 2a, ASM3025357v1 genome, gagctaGACGACTTGACTAATGAGTCATGAAGAAGAAATTTCGATCGTTACGTACGGGGGTTGCTATGGAGCCACATTTTCCCACAAAATGGAAGCGTACGTAAGTCGTAGATATTAATTAGTACACGTTCCTATAAATAGTCCCCCCCATACAAAGGACGTACATTTAATTAAAGCTTTCATCGATCCTTCTATGCAACAACTGCCACTCATAGCTTAATTAATTGTCGTAAGAAACCAACCATGGCATCCCAACCTAAAAGAGCACCCAATTTCCAAGCAGTTCACTCCATAATCATCTTTGTCTTTGTTATCATCCTAATTCCATTTGTCTCTTCATCTGATTCCGCCGTTGCAACTAATACAGTTGCAAAACAAAGCGAAGCAGTCGCTCTCTTGAAATGGAAAGCTAGCCTTGACAATCAAAGCCAATCTCTCCTTTCATCATGGAATGAAAGCAGTCATTGCACTTGGGTCGGAATCGGTTGCAACGACGCCAGTAAAGTAACCAATTTAACCCTTAACAGTATTGGTTTAAGAGGTACGCTTTCCAGTCTTAACTTCTCTTCGTTACCACATCTAGTGAAACTTGATTTGTCCAACAACTTAATATATGGGACCATTCCCTCTCAGATTGGCAGCCTTTCCAGACTCGCATCTCTTAATGCGTCCATCAATCATCTTTCGGGAACAATTCCGACAGATATTGGgatgctaagatctctcactgCCCTTGCATTGTACACGAATAACCTCACGGGATCAATCCCCGCTTCGATAgggaacttgagaaacctcacaAGATTGATCCTTcacgagaactctctctctggatctatccctcaagaagtaggattgctaagatctctcactgACCTTGTATTGTACAAGAATAATCTCATGGGATCAATCcccgcttcaatagggaacttgacaaACCTGACAACGTTGTACCTTtacgagaactctctctctggatctatccctcaagaagtaggattGCTAAGATCTCTCATTGATCTTGAATTGTCAACGAATAATCTCACGGGATCAATCcccgcttcaatagggaacttgacaaACCTCACAGTGTTGTACCTTTCctggaactctctctctggatctatccctcaagaagtaggattGCTGAGATCTCTCACTGACCTTGTATTGTACAAGAATAATCTCATGGGATCAATCcccgcttcaatagggaacttgacaaACCTGACAACGTTGTACCTTtacgagaactctctctctggatctatccctcaagaagtaggattgctaagatctctcactgATCTTGCATTGTCAACGAATAATCTAACGGGATCAATCcccgcttcaatagggaacttgacaaACCTGACAACGTTGTACATTTtcgagaactctctctctggatctatccctcaagaagtaggattGCTAACATCTCTCACTGACCTTGTATTGCACAAGAATAATCTCATGGGATCAATCcccgcttcaatagggaacttgagaaacctcacaAGATTGATCCTTcacgagaactctctctctggatctatccctcaagaagtaggattgctaagatctctcactgACCTTGTATTGTACAAGAATAATCTCATGGGATCAATCcccgcttcaatagggaacttgacaaACCTGACAACGTTGTACCTTTACGAGAattctctctctggatctatccctcaagaagtaggattgctaagatctctcactgGCGTTTCATTGTACAAGAATAACCTCACGGGATCAATCCCcacttcaatagggaacttgacaaACCTGAAAATGTTGTATCTTCGCGAGAACTCTCTCtatggatctatccctcaagaagtaggaatgctaagatctctcactgATCTTGCATTGTACAAGAATAACCTCACGGGATCAATCcccgcttcaatagggaacttgacaaACCTGGCAACGTTGTACCTTTACgacaactctctctctggatctatccctcaagaagtaggattGCTAAGATCTCTCATTGATCTTGAATTGTCAACGAATAATCTCACGGGATCAATCcccgcttcaatagggaacttgacaaACCTCACAGTGTTGTACCTTTCctggaactctctctctggatctatccctcaagaaatAGGCAGTCTTAGATATCTACAGGATCTTGATATAAGCTCCAACAAGCTCACCGGTTATCTATCGCCGTATATGTTCGCTCATGGATCCCTCAAACGACTTGTCGTAGCAGATAACTATTTAACTTGTCGTATCCCGAATAGCTTAAGAAATTGCAGTGAGTTACGTCGTGTTAGGTttgatcaaaaccaattgacgGGGCATTTATCAGAAGTTTTTGAGGCATTCCCAAACCTTGATTATCTAGATCTCAGTCATAATAATTTCTATGGCGATCTTTGGCACAAATGGGATCAGTTTCCCAATCTGACTAGCCTAAAGATCTCCAACAATGACCTTTCTGGAAACATTCCACCTGGAATTGTAAGAGCAACTCAGTTACGATTACTCGACCTCTCTTCAAATCATCTAGCTGGTGCGGtaccaaagaatttgggaaAGTTGGTTTTATTGTTCAATCTTACTCTTAGCAATAACAAACTTTCACGCGATATTCCACCAGAAATTGGAAGCCTGTCTAGTCTTCAGCATCTAGACTTGTCTGGAAACAATCTTAGTGGACCTATTCAAAAGAAGTTGGGTGACTGTGTGAATCTTCTGAACTTGAAATTGAGCAGAAATCTTCTCAGGGAAAGTATTCCTTTTGAATTAGGAAAATTGCAGTCTCTTGAAAATCTCGATCTTGGAACTAATTTATTAACAGGTGAGATACCATCAGGGATTGGGAGCTTGAAAAGGTTAGAGATACTAAATCTCTCCCACAACTTCTTGTC is a window encoding:
- the LOC131318158 gene encoding probable leucine-rich repeat receptor-like protein kinase At1g35710; the encoded protein is MLRSLTALALYTNNLTGSIPASIGNLRNLTRLILHENSLSGSIPQEVGLLRSLTDLVLYKNNLMGSIPASIGNLTNLTTLYLYENSLSGSIPQEVGLLRSLIDLELSTNNLTGSIPASIGNLTNLTVLYLSWNSLSGSIPQEVGLLRSLTDLVLYKNNLMGSIPASIGNLTNLTTLYLYENSLSGSIPQEVGLLRSLTDLALSTNNLTGSIPASIGNLTNLTTLYIFENSLSGSIPQEVGLLTSLTDLVLHKNNLMGSIPASIGNLRNLTRLILHENSLSGSIPQEVGLLRSLTDLVLYKNNLMGSIPASIGNLTNLTTLYLYENSLSGSIPQEVGLLRSLTGVSLYKNNLTGSIPTSIGNLTNLKMLYLRENSLYGSIPQEVGMLRSLTDLALYKNNLTGSIPASIGNLTNLATLYLYDNSLSGSIPQEVGLLRSLIDLELSTNNLTGSIPASIGNLTNLTVLYLSWNSLSGSIPQEIGSLRYLQDLDISSNKLTGYLSPYMFAHGSLKRLVVADNYLTCRIPNSLRNCSELRRVRFDQNQLTGHLSEVFEAFPNLDYLDLSHNNFYGDLWHKWDQFPNLTSLKISNNDLSGNIPPGIVRATQLRLLDLSSNHLAGAVPKNLGKLVLLFNLTLSNNKLSRDIPPEIGSLSSLQHLDLSGNNLSGPIQKKLGDCVNLLNLKLSRNLLRESIPFELGKLQSLENLDLGTNLLTGEIPSGIGSLKRLEILNLSHNFLSGSIPFSFNGMSSLTSVDISYNHLEGPLPNTKAFEDASFQAYRNNDRLCGNKTSLMPCSLKQNNGDKGRNHKKIVLQVVVPLLGILFLIVAMTFLIHRNKMRDNEIEPNRASNKDLFEIWSFDGKLVYENIIQATEDFNDKHCIAAGGYGTVYRAELPSGQVVAVKKYPPSQDGELANLVSFMSEIHALTEIRHRHIIRLLGYCSHPRHSFLVYEFLEGGTLDKKLSCEEEALSLDWVKRINVVKGLADALSYMHHGCSPRVIHRDISSKNVLLNLEDVAYLSDFGTARLLNLHSSNWTSFAGTLGYAAPELAYTMEVNEKLDVYSFGVLTLEVVMGRHPGDLMSSLSSSSLDSSPPSSYGILLKDVLDKRLPLPRNQEEEAVVLAVQIALACLHPNPQCRPTMQQVSVALSKHKSHLQNPFLMITLGQLLDVNFPNA